The Limnochorda sp. LNt genome includes a region encoding these proteins:
- a CDS encoding type II toxin-antitoxin system Phd/YefM family antitoxin has translation MERVGIRQFRDQLTAYLRRVRAGESLLIVDRDTPIAHLTPAMPELRAVSNLVVEGLAEWGGGKPRGAAQPPKVHGEPISDLLVEVRR, from the coding sequence GTGGAGCGCGTGGGAATCCGCCAGTTTCGGGACCAGCTGACCGCCTATCTGCGCCGGGTGCGGGCGGGCGAGTCGCTGCTGATTGTGGACCGCGACACACCGATCGCGCACCTCACTCCTGCGATGCCGGAGCTGCGAGCCGTGTCCAACCTGGTGGTGGAGGGCCTAGCGGAGTGGGGAGGCGGCAAGCCTCGCGGCGCAGCCCAGCCGCCGAAGGTGCACGGGGAGCCCATCTCCGACCTGCTGGTTGAGGTACGGCGATGA
- a CDS encoding thermonuclease family protein, translated as MLLRRVATCLTVLLVILVAAFLPAHAGSASLPATVVRVVDGDTLVVQVEGRQETVRLIGVDTPETVHPTIGAQPGGPEASAFTKHLLPAGTRVTLELDVQQRDRYGRLLAYVYLPDGRMLNAELLRAGLAHLLTIPPNVRYVDLFVRLQREAREAGRGLWGEVAPAIAGGGGLIVSVDLAGEEVVLVNDGDGPVDLSGWVLVSVAGNQRFTFPAGTVLEPGARLVVRSGPSASPGPGVLIWTSANVWNNQGDPAELRDASGRLVARYP; from the coding sequence ATGTTGCTCCGACGCGTCGCTACGTGCCTGACCGTCCTGCTCGTCATCCTGGTCGCCGCCTTTCTGCCAGCCCACGCCGGCTCCGCCAGCCTGCCCGCCACCGTGGTGCGGGTCGTCGACGGCGATACCCTGGTCGTGCAGGTCGAGGGCCGCCAGGAGACGGTACGGCTCATCGGCGTCGATACGCCGGAGACCGTCCACCCCACGATTGGCGCCCAACCCGGCGGGCCCGAGGCCAGCGCCTTCACCAAGCACTTGCTCCCGGCCGGCACGCGCGTGACGCTGGAGCTTGACGTCCAGCAGCGCGACCGGTATGGCCGGCTGCTGGCGTACGTCTACCTGCCTGACGGCCGGATGCTCAACGCCGAGCTTCTGCGGGCGGGGTTGGCTCATCTCCTGACCATCCCGCCCAACGTGCGCTACGTCGACCTGTTCGTCCGCCTGCAACGGGAAGCTCGCGAAGCTGGCCGCGGCCTGTGGGGAGAGGTGGCGCCGGCAATTGCCGGCGGCGGTGGTCTCATCGTGAGCGTGGACCTCGCCGGCGAGGAGGTGGTGCTGGTCAACGACGGAGATGGGCCGGTGGACCTCTCGGGGTGGGTGCTCGTCAGCGTGGCGGGCAACCAGCGGTTCACGTTCCCGGCGGGGACAGTACTGGAGCCAGGCGCCCGGCTGGTCGTCCGCTCGGGGCCCTCCGCGTCGCCAGGGCCCGGCGTACTCATCTGGACGAGCGCCAACGTCTGGAACAACCAGGGCGACCCGGCCGAACTACGGGACGCGTCGGGCCGTTTGGTCGCCCGCTATCCGTGA
- a CDS encoding ATP-binding protein, protein MRTIFDTCQPRQDVLTGQLTEDKFAADLHGVALKERGIDPIYRDARVFFTYTYPTRGLRDLVRHVFGRFVGVPGASPVVRLETSVGGGKTHNLIALWHLASSPGVAMEAARDWLPARSLPDHPLRPVALVGDRYGGSEAALHDGVVTRTLWGEMAWQLDRYEVMREVDETRQVPSESRLKEVLAGRKVVVLLDELARYLRTAKGQKVGSSNLANQTLTFFHMLLAYAVSHDDLVVVYTLTGADDAYAVERDEIVEQEQEVLAISAKFARVMTPVAEDELASVLRRRLFERIDMGAAEEIAQSYVQHLRLIRRQGAPMPAEVDEPTFADRFREAYPFHPELLTTLFRKTASYPTFHRTRGALRLLAAVVRQLWRERPADAYLIQSTDIDLSHPVVREELTSRLDRAHLTTAIAEDIWSEHGDAHAQELDREWASRGMRQLSQRVAQVVFLHSLVHTSRLGVAGAEPAEVHLACARPGLPFDLVDKALAQIDELFWYADFDGRRYLFHDEATIKKVIAQATSRTGLVAAKDAIRLKVREQYGGTIFRLVPFPPGPEGVDDEAGRPQLVVLDFDHVTVETGSTEVPAVVQEIFERAGEGRDFRHYQNNLILLVCDTTKKDAMVDAARRFKGIESLLESEELRQRLADADRRKLQEAHGKAALDFVVAIRNAYSHLYYRSLHDGLMAHYELLPQESADVKRPAQVVLRSVLEAQSKVLTRDLAPQWVLDRIWPEGKGHEAQLSLADLVDRFARRPRAYMLLDEGLQRLRVTIQQGVKQELWVYRDESTERTYRKDRPPSTEQVRFGQDALLLTPALADRLYPQERPQPVAVVPAGDGQPQASDGAAGTRPPVRPAPPVVEVEWVEAEGPAPQAFTAVADRLRERGRVALSELRLDVVGAPGVRRLADGWSAVDNALAGADVMVMHELEASDSQGQRISLRFEGPGRLFARLHGWLRATLDGLSSDPHVLTRIHARFPGPVALSDPRLARLARDLEETYRCGPVGVRGR, encoded by the coding sequence GTGCGTACCATCTTCGACACCTGCCAGCCGCGTCAGGACGTCCTGACGGGGCAGCTCACCGAGGACAAGTTCGCGGCGGACCTGCACGGCGTGGCCCTGAAAGAGCGGGGCATCGATCCCATCTACCGGGACGCACGCGTCTTCTTCACTTACACGTACCCTACGCGCGGCCTTCGGGATCTCGTGCGCCATGTCTTCGGGCGATTCGTAGGGGTCCCCGGCGCGAGCCCGGTGGTACGGCTGGAGACTTCCGTGGGCGGGGGAAAGACCCACAACCTCATCGCGCTGTGGCATCTGGCCAGCTCGCCCGGCGTTGCCATGGAGGCGGCGCGAGATTGGCTGCCGGCGCGCTCGTTGCCGGATCACCCGCTGCGCCCCGTGGCGCTGGTGGGCGACCGGTACGGCGGCAGCGAGGCCGCGCTGCACGACGGAGTCGTCACGCGTACCCTTTGGGGGGAGATGGCCTGGCAGCTGGACCGATACGAGGTCATGCGGGAGGTCGACGAGACCCGCCAGGTTCCCTCCGAGAGCCGGCTCAAAGAGGTCCTGGCGGGTCGCAAGGTGGTCGTCTTACTGGACGAGCTGGCCCGCTACCTCCGGACGGCCAAGGGACAGAAAGTCGGGTCCTCCAACCTCGCCAACCAGACGCTGACCTTCTTCCACATGCTGCTAGCCTACGCAGTCAGCCACGATGACCTGGTAGTGGTCTACACCCTGACCGGCGCCGACGATGCCTACGCGGTGGAGCGCGACGAGATCGTGGAGCAAGAGCAAGAGGTGCTCGCCATCTCTGCCAAGTTCGCCCGGGTGATGACCCCCGTGGCCGAGGACGAGCTCGCGTCCGTGCTGCGCCGCCGTCTGTTCGAGCGGATCGACATGGGTGCGGCCGAGGAGATCGCGCAATCTTACGTGCAACACCTGCGCCTCATCCGGCGACAGGGAGCTCCGATGCCCGCCGAGGTGGACGAGCCGACGTTCGCGGACCGGTTCCGGGAGGCGTATCCCTTTCACCCGGAGCTCCTGACAACCCTGTTTCGCAAGACCGCGAGTTATCCCACCTTCCATCGCACGCGAGGCGCTCTGCGGCTCCTGGCGGCCGTCGTGCGTCAGCTCTGGCGAGAGCGGCCCGCCGATGCCTACCTGATTCAGAGCACCGACATCGACCTGAGCCACCCGGTCGTTCGCGAGGAGCTGACCAGCCGCCTCGACCGGGCGCATCTGACTACGGCCATCGCTGAGGACATTTGGAGCGAGCATGGTGACGCGCACGCTCAGGAGCTGGACCGTGAGTGGGCATCCAGGGGCATGCGCCAGCTGTCGCAGCGTGTCGCCCAGGTCGTCTTCCTGCACAGCCTCGTCCACACGTCGCGCCTGGGCGTAGCGGGGGCCGAGCCGGCTGAGGTGCACCTAGCCTGTGCTCGACCGGGACTACCCTTCGACCTGGTCGACAAGGCGCTGGCCCAGATCGACGAGCTGTTCTGGTACGCCGACTTCGATGGGCGGCGCTACCTGTTTCACGACGAGGCCACCATCAAGAAGGTGATCGCCCAGGCTACCAGCCGTACCGGGCTCGTCGCGGCCAAGGACGCCATCCGGCTCAAGGTGCGGGAGCAGTACGGGGGGACCATCTTCCGCCTCGTGCCTTTCCCGCCGGGTCCCGAGGGAGTGGACGACGAGGCTGGTCGGCCCCAACTGGTGGTGCTCGACTTCGACCACGTGACGGTGGAGACGGGCTCCACCGAGGTGCCGGCCGTGGTGCAGGAGATCTTCGAGCGGGCCGGCGAGGGGCGTGACTTTCGCCACTACCAGAACAACCTCATCCTTCTCGTCTGCGACACGACCAAGAAGGATGCCATGGTCGACGCTGCCCGCCGGTTCAAGGGCATCGAGAGCCTGCTCGAGTCGGAGGAGCTGCGCCAACGGCTGGCAGACGCCGACCGGCGCAAGCTGCAGGAAGCCCACGGCAAGGCCGCCCTCGACTTCGTGGTGGCTATCCGCAATGCCTACTCGCACCTGTACTACCGCTCTTTGCACGACGGCCTCATGGCACACTACGAGCTCCTGCCCCAGGAGTCCGCGGACGTCAAGCGGCCGGCCCAGGTCGTGCTGCGCAGCGTGCTCGAGGCCCAGAGCAAGGTGCTCACCCGCGACCTAGCGCCGCAGTGGGTCCTCGATCGGATCTGGCCGGAGGGCAAGGGCCACGAGGCCCAGCTCTCCCTCGCCGACCTCGTGGACCGGTTCGCACGCCGTCCGCGTGCCTACATGCTGCTGGACGAGGGCTTGCAGCGCCTTCGGGTGACCATCCAGCAGGGTGTGAAGCAGGAGCTCTGGGTCTACCGCGACGAAAGCACCGAGCGCACCTACCGCAAGGACCGGCCGCCTTCGACCGAGCAGGTGAGGTTCGGCCAGGATGCGCTGCTGCTGACGCCGGCCCTGGCTGACCGCCTCTATCCGCAAGAGCGACCCCAGCCTGTCGCCGTCGTGCCCGCGGGCGACGGTCAGCCTCAGGCGTCGGATGGTGCTGCGGGGACCAGGCCCCCGGTTCGGCCCGCCCCTCCGGTCGTCGAGGTCGAATGGGTCGAAGCCGAGGGCCCTGCTCCCCAGGCTTTCACGGCAGTGGCGGATCGACTTCGCGAGCGAGGTCGCGTAGCCTTGTCGGAGCTCCGCCTCGACGTGGTGGGAGCCCCGGGCGTCCGCCGCCTGGCGGACGGCTGGAGCGCCGTCGACAATGCACTGGCAGGAGCGGACGTGATGGTCATGCATGAGCTCGAGGCGTCCGACAGCCAGGGTCAGCGCATCTCTCTCCGCTTCGAGGGGCCAGGGCGGCTCTTCGCCCGCCTGCATGGGTGGCTGCGAGCCACGCTGGACGGGCTGTCGTCGGACCCCCACGTTCTGACTCGGATTCACGCACGATTCCCGGGGCCCGTGGCGCTCTCCGACCCGCGTCTGGCGCGCTTGGCACGGGACCTTGAGGAGACTTACCGGTGCGGGCCGGTTGGAGTGCGGGGCCGATGA
- a CDS encoding DUF7680 family protein, whose amino-acid sequence MEQIRNTEPRLVVLEERSGLRKAAGPTPELRCVAWASGLPLEVARPLVVEALRTIHLSPEHLACSGVDGAPPLLVDEATGARIALALLAVQPLRKLERMQEVIGGVASMSPEESLYWFARVMQGPKTRTLRALRILLARE is encoded by the coding sequence ATGGAACAGATCCGGAACACCGAGCCTCGTCTGGTCGTTCTCGAGGAACGCTCCGGCCTGCGCAAGGCGGCTGGCCCAACGCCGGAGTTGCGATGCGTGGCCTGGGCGTCGGGACTTCCGCTCGAGGTCGCTCGACCGCTGGTGGTCGAGGCCCTTCGAACCATCCACCTCAGCCCGGAGCATCTCGCCTGCTCGGGGGTCGACGGAGCCCCTCCGTTGCTCGTGGACGAGGCGACAGGCGCCCGCATCGCGTTGGCCCTACTGGCGGTACAGCCCCTTCGCAAGCTGGAGCGCATGCAAGAAGTGATCGGTGGCGTCGCCTCGATGAGCCCTGAAGAGTCGCTCTACTGGTTCGCCCGGGTGATGCAAGGGCCCAAGACGCGTACGCTCCGGGCTCTCCGGATCTTGCTGGCGAGGGAGTGA